In a single window of the Antennarius striatus isolate MH-2024 chromosome 3, ASM4005453v1, whole genome shotgun sequence genome:
- the plat gene encoding tissue-type plasminogen activator isoform X1: MKTPSVSLSVPGLLLLSALCCCLADSVELLRSKRGTRFYRGEPDRQPSRPALLIVHIKKSSPSFDTSLHCVSSETSAVRSFGDTWLRWRGQRVEYCRCALRGRERCHVVPVINCYVSQCYNGGTCKEAVYTSDYICQCPQGFSGAQCEINTKERCVAGKGQGYRGTWGVSQSGAECINWNATTLRGRRYTPRRVDASSLGLGNHNFCRNPDNDDSPWCYIYKGTQVVWERCSVPKCPEDKYRECMLGSGLSYRGTTSTTKSGSRCLPWDTPVVKHKLNNAWRSDALQLGLGSHNFCRNPDGDVSPWCHTYKNMMLTWELCDIPKCLKRPSTITTSGPRAPTTNNNNRATCGQRLDNTLNRPAFRMFGGRESDITEQPWQAVINVYQARHKKHFHRCGGVLIDSCWILSAAHCFEESDKVEKLEVILGRTFRKQNSSSEQIFKVEKYWVHEKFDNETFDNDIALLKLKTDIGICAINSPEVFPVCLPERGLVLPDWTECEISGYGKDSEFSAEYSERVKRGYVRLWPKERCVPDVLSGRTVTSNMLCAGDTRGLDDACKGDSGGPLVCRSKGKMNLLGVISWGDGCGQRDKPGVYTRVTHYIDWINGKIKTNPV, encoded by the exons GTTGAGCTACTTCGCTCTAAACGAGGGACCCGTTTTTACAGAGGTGAGCCTGACAGACAGCCATCTAGACCAGCGCTTCTGATTGTTCATATCAAGAAGTCTTCACCTTCCTTTGACACCTCCT TACATTGTGTGTCTAGTGAGACGTCAGCTGTGCGTAGTTTTGGCGACACTTGGCTGCGATGGAGGGGACAGCGTGTGGAGTATTGCCGTTGTGCATTAAGAGGACGAGAGCGTTGTCACGTTGTGCCCGTCATCA ACTGCTACGTGTCTCAGTGCTACAACGGGGGAACCTGCAAGGAGGCCGTCTACACTTCAGACTACATTTGTCAGTGTCCCCAAGGCTTCAGCGGGGCCCAGTGTGAGATCA ACACCAAGGAGAGGTGTGTAGCAGGGAAGGGGCAGGGGTACCGTGGCACGTGGggcgtcagccaatcaggagcggAGTGCATCAACTGGAACGCCACGACTCTGAGAGGGAGGAGGTACACGCCGAGGAGAGTGGACGCCAGCAGTCTGGGACTGGGCAACCACAACTTCTGCAG gaaccCTGACAATGACGACAGTCCTTGGTGTTACATCTATAAAGGCACTCAGGTGGTCTGGGAGCGCTGCTCTGTGCCCAAATGTCCTGAAG aCAAATACCGGGAGTGTATGCTCGGCTCCGGTCTGTCGTACAGAGGAACGACCTCCACCACCAAGAGCGGCTCCCGCTGTCTCCCGTGGGACACCCCCGTTGTCAAGCACAAGCTCAACAACGCATGGAGATCGGATGCGTTACAGCTGGGGCTGGGCAGCCACAATTTCTGCAG gaatccagATGGGGATGTAAGTCCATGGTGTCATACCTACAAGAACATGATGCTGACCTGGGAACTGTGTGACATACCCAAATGCT TGAAGCGTCCATCTACCATCACCACATCGGGGCCCCGTgcccccaccaccaacaacaataACAGAG CAACGTGCGGCCAGCGGTTGGACAACACCCTGAACCGCCCGGCGTTCCGTATGTTCGGTGGAAGAGAGAGCGACATCACGGAGCAGCCGTGGCAGGCGGTCATCAATGTTTACCAGGCTCGTCACAAGAAGCACTTCCACCGCTGTGGAGGTGTCCTCATCGACTCCTGTTGGATCCTGTCTGCTGCACACTGCTTTGAGGAGAG tGATAAAGTGGAAAAACTGGAAGTAATATTGGGAAGAACATTTCGGAAACAGAACTCCAGCAGTGAGCAGATTTTCAAAGTTGAAAAGTACTGGGTCCACGAGAAGTTTGACAACGAGACGTTTGACAATGACATTG CTCTCTTGAAGTTGAAGACGGACATTGGCATCTGTGCTATAAACTCTCCTGAGGTTTTTCCTGTGTGTCTGCCTGAGCGTGGGCTGGTGCTGCCCGACTGGACCGAGTGTGAGATCTCAGGCTATGGAAAGGACTCAGAAT TTTCTGCAGAATACTCCGAGCGTGTGAAGAGAGGGTACGTTCGCCTGTGGCCCAAAGAACGCTGCGTCCCAGACGTGCTTTCTGGACGCACAGTTACCTCCAACATGCTGTGTGCTGGTGATACCCGAGGTCTGGATGATGCCTGCAAG GGAGACTCCGGTGGGCCGCTCGTCTGTCGAAGCAAGGGCAAGATGAATCTGTTGGGTGTGATCAGCTGGGGTGACGGGTGTGGGCAGAGGGATAAACCTGGGGTTTACACCCGTGTGACGCATTACATTGACTGGATCAATGGCAAAATCAAGACAAACCCAGTGTAA
- the si:dkeyp-117b11.1 gene encoding B-cell linker protein isoform X2, which yields MQMTSVRVAHFHSPNHLDPTPEKQTILIDLRCEPGPEIITMSYFGKLKNCGSPAPPRTDNSSRWPLEEFDDEEGDMYEVPPCERPVVKVQADWCKGEENLYLERMSSPAVPQRQAVPLPRPGKASTPQQTTEDLGYFPKTKKPPEIDRDEKPGRKKMMPPPMACSAPPQYPASIPEEDVYLDPNEEQDSEELYLEPTAACSLAPCTSMRMPPSPKTAPAPSPKHIMKPPLPKAKSNSVFSFLNDLKTGSSVEVRQATFLPKVSPPNPDMKPFLKEAPPSPSNPAMADTKPVAPPRGRRASKHHGNEDKDWFAGDCNRKKAEDLLLRLNKVEVGMLHFMVEQQQQQQQQQQQQHRHFLKTKKGWLLSHPTKLGPKRPAAIHPGCALPAEGVQHSCSLLGGDASLRPWKRGKEERRDFWLS from the exons ATGCAAATGACATCAGTTAGGGTGGCTCACTTCCATTCTCCAAACCATTTGGATCCAACAcctgaaaaacagacaattcTCATTGACTTGAGGTGTGAGCCTGGACCTGAGATCATCACGATG AGCTACTttggaaaactgaaaaactg TGGGTCTCCAGCGCCACCCAGGACAG ataACAGTTCAAGATGGCCACTGGAAGAGTTT GATGACGAGGAAGGTGATATGTATGAAGTGCCACCATGTGAGCGTCCTGTAGTGAAAGTCCAAGCAGACTGGTGCAAAGGAGAGGAGAACCTTTACCTGG AGAGGATGTCAAGTCCTGCAGTTCCTCAGAGGCAGGCCGTTCCTCTACCCAGACCAGGAAAAGCCTCG ACACCTCAACAGACCACTGAGGATTTGGGCTACTTTCCCAAAACAAAGAAAC CACCAGAAATAGACAGGGACGAGAAACCTGGGAGAAAAAAGATGATGCCTCCTCCCATGGCCTGCTCAGCTCCTCCTCAATATCCTGCTTCCATCCCTGAAGAAG ATGTGTATCTGGATCCAAATGAGGAACAG GACAGTGAAGAGCTGTACTTAGAACCTACAGCTG CTTGCTCTCTGGCTCCTTGCACATCAATGAGGATGCCACCTTCCCCCAAGACAGCACCTGCACCCTCCCCCAAACACAT AATGAAACCTCCACTTCCCAAAGCAAAGTCT aattctgttttttcttttctgaatgaCTTAAAAACAG GTTCCTCAGTTGAAGTAAGACAAGCCACATTTCTCCCTAAAGTCTCTCCACCAAATCCTGACATGAAGCCCTTTCTGAAGGAAGCTCCACCAAG CCCTTCAAATCCTGCGATGGCAGACACTAAACCAGTGG cCCCACCTAGGGGTAGGAGGGCATCCAAACACCATGGGAATGAA GACAAAGACTGGTTTGCCGGAGACTGTAACAGGAAGAAGGCTGAAGATCTGCTGTTGAGGCTCAACAAGGTAGAAGTAGGAATGCTTCATTTCATggtagaacaacaacaacaacaacaacaacaacaacaacaacaacaccgacactttctaaaaacaaaaaaag GATGGCTCCTTTCTCATCCGACAAAGCTCGGGCCAAAGCGCCCGGCAGCCATACACCCTGGCTGTGCTCTACCAGCAGAAGGTGTACAACATTCCTGTTCGCTTCTTGGAGGAGACGCGAGCCTACGCCCTTggaaaagagggaaagaagaacGAAGAG ATTTTTGGCTCTCTTGA
- the si:dkeyp-117b11.1 gene encoding SH2 domain-containing protein 6 isoform X1: MQMTSVRVAHFHSPNHLDPTPEKQTILIDLRCEPGPEIITMSYFGKLKNCGSPAPPRTDNSSRWPLEEFDDEEGDMYEVPPCERPVVKVQADWCKGEENLYLERMSSPAVPQRQAVPLPRPGKASTPQQTTEDLGYFPKTKKPPEIDRDEKPGRKKMMPPPMACSAPPQYPASIPEEDVYLDPNEEQDSEELYLEPTAACSLAPCTSMRMPPSPKTAPAPSPKHIMKPPLPKAKSNSVFSFLNDLKTGSSVEVRQATFLPKVSPPNPDMKPFLKEAPPSPSNPAMADTKPVAPPRGRRASKHHGNEDKDWFAGDCNRKKAEDLLLRLNKDGSFLIRQSSGQSARQPYTLAVLYQQKVYNIPVRFLEETRAYALGKEGKKNEEIFGSLDEIISHHRNNYLLLIDSKSQSKHKVYLTHPAHP, from the exons ATGCAAATGACATCAGTTAGGGTGGCTCACTTCCATTCTCCAAACCATTTGGATCCAACAcctgaaaaacagacaattcTCATTGACTTGAGGTGTGAGCCTGGACCTGAGATCATCACGATG AGCTACTttggaaaactgaaaaactg TGGGTCTCCAGCGCCACCCAGGACAG ataACAGTTCAAGATGGCCACTGGAAGAGTTT GATGACGAGGAAGGTGATATGTATGAAGTGCCACCATGTGAGCGTCCTGTAGTGAAAGTCCAAGCAGACTGGTGCAAAGGAGAGGAGAACCTTTACCTGG AGAGGATGTCAAGTCCTGCAGTTCCTCAGAGGCAGGCCGTTCCTCTACCCAGACCAGGAAAAGCCTCG ACACCTCAACAGACCACTGAGGATTTGGGCTACTTTCCCAAAACAAAGAAAC CACCAGAAATAGACAGGGACGAGAAACCTGGGAGAAAAAAGATGATGCCTCCTCCCATGGCCTGCTCAGCTCCTCCTCAATATCCTGCTTCCATCCCTGAAGAAG ATGTGTATCTGGATCCAAATGAGGAACAG GACAGTGAAGAGCTGTACTTAGAACCTACAGCTG CTTGCTCTCTGGCTCCTTGCACATCAATGAGGATGCCACCTTCCCCCAAGACAGCACCTGCACCCTCCCCCAAACACAT AATGAAACCTCCACTTCCCAAAGCAAAGTCT aattctgttttttcttttctgaatgaCTTAAAAACAG GTTCCTCAGTTGAAGTAAGACAAGCCACATTTCTCCCTAAAGTCTCTCCACCAAATCCTGACATGAAGCCCTTTCTGAAGGAAGCTCCACCAAG CCCTTCAAATCCTGCGATGGCAGACACTAAACCAGTGG cCCCACCTAGGGGTAGGAGGGCATCCAAACACCATGGGAATGAA GACAAAGACTGGTTTGCCGGAGACTGTAACAGGAAGAAGGCTGAAGATCTGCTGTTGAGGCTCAACAAG GATGGCTCCTTTCTCATCCGACAAAGCTCGGGCCAAAGCGCCCGGCAGCCATACACCCTGGCTGTGCTCTACCAGCAGAAGGTGTACAACATTCCTGTTCGCTTCTTGGAGGAGACGCGAGCCTACGCCCTTggaaaagagggaaagaagaacGAAGAG ATTTTTGGCTCTCTTGATGAGATTATTTCCCACCACAGGAATAACTACCTGCTTCTGATCGACAGCAAGAGCCAATCCAAACACAAGGTGTATTTAACCCATCCTGCACACCCTTAA
- the plat gene encoding tissue-type plasminogen activator isoform X2, with protein MKTPSVSLSVPGLLLLSALCCCLADSVELLRSKRGTRFYRVHCVSSETSAVRSFGDTWLRWRGQRVEYCRCALRGRERCHVVPVINCYVSQCYNGGTCKEAVYTSDYICQCPQGFSGAQCEINTKERCVAGKGQGYRGTWGVSQSGAECINWNATTLRGRRYTPRRVDASSLGLGNHNFCRNPDNDDSPWCYIYKGTQVVWERCSVPKCPEDKYRECMLGSGLSYRGTTSTTKSGSRCLPWDTPVVKHKLNNAWRSDALQLGLGSHNFCRNPDGDVSPWCHTYKNMMLTWELCDIPKCLKRPSTITTSGPRAPTTNNNNRATCGQRLDNTLNRPAFRMFGGRESDITEQPWQAVINVYQARHKKHFHRCGGVLIDSCWILSAAHCFEESDKVEKLEVILGRTFRKQNSSSEQIFKVEKYWVHEKFDNETFDNDIALLKLKTDIGICAINSPEVFPVCLPERGLVLPDWTECEISGYGKDSEFSAEYSERVKRGYVRLWPKERCVPDVLSGRTVTSNMLCAGDTRGLDDACKGDSGGPLVCRSKGKMNLLGVISWGDGCGQRDKPGVYTRVTHYIDWINGKIKTNPV; from the exons GTTGAGCTACTTCGCTCTAAACGAGGGACCCGTTTTTACAGAG TACATTGTGTGTCTAGTGAGACGTCAGCTGTGCGTAGTTTTGGCGACACTTGGCTGCGATGGAGGGGACAGCGTGTGGAGTATTGCCGTTGTGCATTAAGAGGACGAGAGCGTTGTCACGTTGTGCCCGTCATCA ACTGCTACGTGTCTCAGTGCTACAACGGGGGAACCTGCAAGGAGGCCGTCTACACTTCAGACTACATTTGTCAGTGTCCCCAAGGCTTCAGCGGGGCCCAGTGTGAGATCA ACACCAAGGAGAGGTGTGTAGCAGGGAAGGGGCAGGGGTACCGTGGCACGTGGggcgtcagccaatcaggagcggAGTGCATCAACTGGAACGCCACGACTCTGAGAGGGAGGAGGTACACGCCGAGGAGAGTGGACGCCAGCAGTCTGGGACTGGGCAACCACAACTTCTGCAG gaaccCTGACAATGACGACAGTCCTTGGTGTTACATCTATAAAGGCACTCAGGTGGTCTGGGAGCGCTGCTCTGTGCCCAAATGTCCTGAAG aCAAATACCGGGAGTGTATGCTCGGCTCCGGTCTGTCGTACAGAGGAACGACCTCCACCACCAAGAGCGGCTCCCGCTGTCTCCCGTGGGACACCCCCGTTGTCAAGCACAAGCTCAACAACGCATGGAGATCGGATGCGTTACAGCTGGGGCTGGGCAGCCACAATTTCTGCAG gaatccagATGGGGATGTAAGTCCATGGTGTCATACCTACAAGAACATGATGCTGACCTGGGAACTGTGTGACATACCCAAATGCT TGAAGCGTCCATCTACCATCACCACATCGGGGCCCCGTgcccccaccaccaacaacaataACAGAG CAACGTGCGGCCAGCGGTTGGACAACACCCTGAACCGCCCGGCGTTCCGTATGTTCGGTGGAAGAGAGAGCGACATCACGGAGCAGCCGTGGCAGGCGGTCATCAATGTTTACCAGGCTCGTCACAAGAAGCACTTCCACCGCTGTGGAGGTGTCCTCATCGACTCCTGTTGGATCCTGTCTGCTGCACACTGCTTTGAGGAGAG tGATAAAGTGGAAAAACTGGAAGTAATATTGGGAAGAACATTTCGGAAACAGAACTCCAGCAGTGAGCAGATTTTCAAAGTTGAAAAGTACTGGGTCCACGAGAAGTTTGACAACGAGACGTTTGACAATGACATTG CTCTCTTGAAGTTGAAGACGGACATTGGCATCTGTGCTATAAACTCTCCTGAGGTTTTTCCTGTGTGTCTGCCTGAGCGTGGGCTGGTGCTGCCCGACTGGACCGAGTGTGAGATCTCAGGCTATGGAAAGGACTCAGAAT TTTCTGCAGAATACTCCGAGCGTGTGAAGAGAGGGTACGTTCGCCTGTGGCCCAAAGAACGCTGCGTCCCAGACGTGCTTTCTGGACGCACAGTTACCTCCAACATGCTGTGTGCTGGTGATACCCGAGGTCTGGATGATGCCTGCAAG GGAGACTCCGGTGGGCCGCTCGTCTGTCGAAGCAAGGGCAAGATGAATCTGTTGGGTGTGATCAGCTGGGGTGACGGGTGTGGGCAGAGGGATAAACCTGGGGTTTACACCCGTGTGACGCATTACATTGACTGGATCAATGGCAAAATCAAGACAAACCCAGTGTAA